From Streptomyces sp. CMB-StM0423, a single genomic window includes:
- the meaB gene encoding methylmalonyl Co-A mutase-associated GTPase MeaB has translation MPAADVAALVAAAREGSPRAVARLITLVEGASPHLREVMAALAPLAGRAYVVGLTGAPGVGKSTSTSALVTAYRRRGKRVGVLAVDPSSPFSGGALLGDRVRMGAHAADPGVYIRSMATRGHLGGLAWSAPQAIRVLDAAGCDVVLVETVGVGQSEVDIAGQADTCVVLLAPGMGDGIQAAKAGILEIGDVYVVNKADRDGADATARELNHMLGLGEARAPGDWRPPIVRTVAARDEGTDEVVEALEKHRAWMEEHGVLAERRLRRAAREVETIAVTALRERMADLHGDRRLSALAERITAGELDPYAAADELLEGLTGG, from the coding sequence ATGCCAGCCGCAGACGTAGCCGCGCTCGTGGCCGCCGCCCGCGAGGGCAGCCCGCGGGCCGTCGCCCGGCTCATCACCCTGGTCGAGGGCGCGTCGCCGCACCTGCGCGAGGTGATGGCCGCCCTCGCCCCGCTGGCCGGCCGCGCCTACGTCGTCGGGCTCACCGGAGCGCCCGGCGTCGGCAAGTCCACGTCCACCTCCGCCCTGGTCACCGCGTACCGCAGGCGCGGCAAGCGGGTCGGCGTGCTGGCCGTCGACCCCTCCTCGCCGTTCTCCGGCGGGGCGCTGCTCGGCGACCGGGTGCGGATGGGCGCGCACGCCGCCGACCCCGGCGTCTACATCCGCTCCATGGCCACCCGCGGCCACCTCGGCGGGCTCGCCTGGTCCGCGCCGCAGGCGATCCGCGTGCTGGACGCCGCCGGCTGCGACGTGGTGCTGGTGGAGACCGTCGGCGTCGGGCAGTCGGAGGTGGACATCGCCGGGCAGGCCGACACCTGCGTGGTGCTGCTGGCGCCCGGCATGGGCGACGGCATCCAGGCGGCCAAGGCCGGGATCCTGGAGATCGGCGACGTGTACGTGGTCAACAAGGCCGACCGCGACGGCGCCGACGCCACCGCCCGCGAGCTGAACCACATGCTCGGCCTCGGCGAGGCCCGCGCCCCCGGCGACTGGCGCCCGCCCATCGTCAGGACCGTCGCCGCCCGCGACGAGGGCACCGACGAGGTCGTCGAGGCGCTGGAGAAGCACCGGGCCTGGATGGAGGAGCACGGCGTGCTGGCCGAGCGCCGGCTGCGGCGGGCGGCCCGGGAAGTCGAGACGATCGCGGTCACGGCGCTGCGCGAGCGCATGGCCGACCTGCACGGCGACCGGCGGCTGTCGGCACTCGCCGAGCGGATCACCGCGGGCGAGCTGGATCCGTACGCCGCCGCCGACGAGCTGCTGGAGGGCCTCACCGGCGGCTGA
- a CDS encoding acetyl-CoA C-acetyltransferase produces MTGSGTSGTTSVIVAGARTPMGRLLGSLRAFSGADLGGFAIEAALARAGVAADQVEYVIMGQVLQAGVGQIPARQAAVKAGIPMSVPALTVNKVCLSGLDAIALADQLIRAGEFDIVVAGGQESMTNAPHVLPKSREGVKYGALQMLDSMAHDGLTDSFEGIAMGESTEKHNTRLGIAREPQDAFAAASHQRAAAARERGIFAEEITPVELPARRGAAVVVDTDEGIRPDTTAEGLAKLRPAFAPDGTITAGTASQISDGAAAVVVMSRAKAEELGLTWLAEIGAHGNVAGPDNSLQSQPSNAILHALKKEGIDVGDLDLIEINEAFAAVAVQSMKDLGVTPEKVNVNGGAIALGHPIGMSGARLVLHLALELKRRGGGVGAAALCGGGGQGDALVVRVPRA; encoded by the coding sequence ATGACTGGCAGCGGCACTTCAGGCACCACGTCCGTGATCGTCGCGGGCGCCCGTACCCCCATGGGGCGCCTCCTCGGCTCCCTGAGGGCCTTCTCCGGCGCGGATCTGGGCGGCTTCGCCATCGAGGCGGCCCTGGCGCGTGCGGGCGTCGCGGCCGACCAGGTGGAGTACGTGATCATGGGCCAGGTGCTCCAGGCCGGGGTCGGGCAGATCCCGGCCAGGCAGGCCGCGGTCAAGGCGGGCATCCCGATGAGCGTGCCCGCGCTGACCGTGAACAAGGTGTGTCTCTCCGGGCTCGACGCCATCGCCCTGGCCGACCAGCTCATCCGCGCCGGCGAGTTCGACATCGTCGTCGCCGGCGGCCAGGAGTCCATGACCAACGCACCGCACGTGCTGCCGAAGTCCCGGGAGGGCGTGAAGTACGGCGCCCTGCAGATGCTCGACTCCATGGCGCACGACGGGCTCACCGACTCCTTCGAGGGCATCGCCATGGGCGAGTCCACCGAGAAGCACAACACCCGCCTCGGCATCGCCCGCGAGCCCCAGGACGCCTTCGCCGCCGCCTCCCACCAGCGGGCCGCCGCCGCGCGGGAGCGCGGGATCTTCGCCGAGGAGATCACCCCCGTCGAACTGCCCGCGCGCCGGGGCGCCGCCGTCGTCGTCGACACCGACGAGGGCATCCGCCCGGACACCACCGCCGAGGGCCTGGCCAAGCTGCGCCCCGCCTTCGCGCCCGACGGCACGATCACCGCCGGCACCGCCTCGCAGATCTCCGACGGCGCCGCCGCCGTGGTCGTCATGAGCCGCGCCAAGGCCGAGGAGCTGGGGCTGACCTGGCTGGCCGAGATCGGCGCCCACGGGAACGTGGCGGGCCCGGACAACTCCCTGCAGTCCCAGCCCTCCAACGCCATCCTGCACGCGCTGAAGAAGGAGGGCATCGACGTCGGCGACCTCGACCTCATCGAGATCAACGAGGCCTTCGCCGCCGTCGCCGTGCAGTCCATGAAGGACCTCGGCGTCACCCCCGAAAAGGTGAACGTCAACGGCGGCGCCATCGCGCTGGGTCACCCGATCGGGATGTCCGGCGCCCGGCTCGTCCTGCACCTCGCCCTCGAACTGAAGCGCCGCGGCGGCGGCGTCGGCGCGGCCGCCCTGTGCGGCGGCGGCGGCCAGGGCGACGCGCTGGTGGTGCGGGTCCCGAGGGCCTGA
- the mce gene encoding methylmalonyl-CoA epimerase, with the protein MLTRIDHIGIACHDLDATVGFYRATYGFEVFHTEVNEEQGVREAMLKINETSDGGASYLQLLEPIREDSAVGKWLAKNGEGVHHIAFGTPDVDADADAIRDKGVRVLYDEPRRGSMGSRITFLHPKDCHGVLTELVTSASAAGAH; encoded by the coding sequence ATGCTGACGCGCATCGACCACATCGGAATCGCCTGTCACGACCTTGACGCAACCGTCGGGTTCTACCGCGCCACCTACGGCTTCGAGGTGTTCCACACCGAGGTCAACGAGGAGCAGGGGGTCCGCGAGGCCATGTTGAAGATCAACGAGACGTCCGACGGCGGCGCCTCGTACCTGCAACTGCTCGAACCGATCCGTGAGGACTCCGCGGTCGGCAAGTGGCTGGCGAAGAACGGCGAGGGCGTCCACCACATCGCCTTCGGCACCCCGGACGTCGACGCCGACGCCGACGCCATCCGTGACAAGGGCGTACGTGTCCTCTACGACGAGCCGCGGCGCGGCTCGATGGGCTCGCGGATCACCTTCCTGCACCCCAAGGACTGCCACGGCGTGCTGACAGAATTGGTCACTTCCGCATCGGCCGCGGGCGCACACTGA